One genomic region from Amycolatopsis sp. FBCC-B4732 encodes:
- a CDS encoding patatin-like protein translates to MTAEPWPQEIRLAVTMVGGSSLAIWMGGVATETSQLLRESRRDAEPGRYRKLLDVLRATVSLDVLTGTSAGGVNAACLGLAEAFRSTPGVLRDTWITTASLENLIRDAREPAPRSVLDGDRVLLGDLEAVLREITANGVPPAEEPDVTVLLTGTMIDGETTRFDDALGNLVRDTEHRMLFRFCGPLWTNGVEAPLALAARSTASFPGAFELSRLPIGTAGTDRLHPDMTPYTELTRSHWLTDGGVLLNKPLRPALREIFERPSQTDVRRLLLYVVPTGERDADAVACDPANPPLLSNALAKVVNTVMSQSISAELDDLTRHNDAVLRARDTRVSLAALGLRGGPGCLVDARIATAYLERRTAEDAAELVRVAARRYALSEADTPDRDWASGMSRQLRAIAVAGLSSGVPAGPPAERLAVADLVGYRTTALDDAVATGLQLVNAGFRLQPDAARAKELNDARAQLHAARATAGRGVRLGQWVAAHTGPGASSTLEVWIRELAEEWAGLGRSAAVAEAWPKVVAGLRAAAPTLRELTAAGDDAGTVTTLLDWLELRPDVADDVVQARLVALHVATRGLLAQAPSVDQRVDLVQVSADSRTLLDMTRSRSGDKLTGMQASCFGAFYKASWRASDWMWGRVDGAGWLVQSLLDPGRLETLRDVLGRERFRDELVAAFGPDWRPPGEQDRCTPAEAAQLRDQLTAELAFLGLDADLKPAEFGAERPVSLPVTAMVLARPRQAEIAAEELPVVTLTSRCDADDRRDIGDALAKERAPLDVGGAQAQFQACRVSAERLAGEQGTARLTRTLVALGAATVNAGTVAFRLPGGWPRTVAGILRTVARSTAKVSQGASRLGTAGSLAAGVLALLAGLVLGNDGGAVLQWIGLPVLAGAVVYLATALLTMGHLARKLFALLGVLVVAALLLAAFLPPLAQPFFGWLGSVVAGWRRGEGAVWWLVVSGLLVLPAVVMPLSGIVRRLPHRRAARQLPVAASSGRHSGGDRRRRLTVRGRADT, encoded by the coding sequence ATGACTGCCGAACCTTGGCCGCAGGAGATCCGGCTGGCGGTGACCATGGTCGGGGGCTCCAGCCTCGCGATCTGGATGGGCGGGGTCGCCACCGAGACCTCGCAGCTGCTCCGGGAATCGCGCAGGGACGCCGAACCCGGGCGGTACCGCAAGCTGCTCGACGTCCTGCGCGCGACCGTTTCACTCGACGTCCTGACCGGGACCAGCGCCGGCGGGGTCAACGCCGCCTGCCTGGGCCTCGCGGAAGCTTTCCGTTCCACGCCCGGGGTTCTGCGCGACACCTGGATCACCACCGCCTCGCTGGAGAACCTGATCCGGGACGCGCGCGAGCCGGCGCCGCGGTCGGTGCTCGACGGGGACCGCGTGCTGCTCGGTGACCTCGAAGCGGTGCTGCGCGAGATCACCGCGAACGGCGTGCCGCCCGCCGAGGAGCCGGACGTCACCGTGCTGCTCACCGGCACGATGATCGACGGGGAGACCACCCGGTTCGACGACGCGCTCGGGAACCTGGTACGGGACACCGAACACCGGATGCTCTTCCGGTTCTGCGGTCCACTGTGGACGAACGGGGTGGAGGCGCCGCTCGCGCTGGCGGCGCGCTCCACCGCGTCCTTCCCCGGCGCGTTCGAACTCTCGCGGCTGCCGATCGGCACCGCGGGCACCGACCGGCTGCACCCCGACATGACGCCCTACACCGAGCTGACCCGCTCGCACTGGCTGACCGACGGCGGGGTGCTGCTGAACAAGCCGTTGCGGCCGGCGCTGCGCGAGATCTTCGAACGCCCGTCGCAGACGGACGTCCGGCGGCTGCTGCTCTACGTCGTGCCGACCGGCGAACGGGACGCCGACGCCGTCGCGTGCGACCCGGCGAACCCGCCGCTGCTGTCGAACGCGCTGGCCAAGGTCGTCAACACCGTGATGAGCCAGTCGATCAGCGCCGAGCTGGACGACCTGACCCGGCACAACGACGCCGTGCTGCGCGCCAGGGACACCCGGGTTTCGCTGGCCGCGCTGGGGTTGCGCGGCGGGCCCGGCTGCCTGGTCGACGCGCGGATCGCCACCGCCTACCTCGAGCGGCGGACCGCCGAAGACGCCGCCGAGCTGGTCCGGGTCGCCGCGCGGCGGTACGCGCTGTCCGAAGCGGACACCCCCGACCGCGACTGGGCGTCCGGGATGTCGCGGCAGCTGCGCGCGATCGCCGTCGCCGGGCTGAGCAGCGGCGTTCCGGCCGGGCCGCCGGCCGAGCGCCTCGCGGTCGCCGATCTGGTCGGGTACCGGACGACCGCGCTCGACGACGCCGTCGCGACCGGGTTGCAGCTGGTCAACGCCGGGTTCCGGCTCCAGCCGGACGCCGCGCGCGCGAAAGAGCTCAACGACGCTCGCGCCCAGCTGCACGCCGCTCGCGCGACCGCCGGGCGCGGGGTGCGGCTCGGGCAGTGGGTGGCCGCGCACACCGGGCCCGGCGCGAGCAGCACCCTCGAGGTGTGGATCCGCGAGCTGGCCGAGGAGTGGGCCGGGCTGGGCCGCTCGGCCGCCGTCGCCGAGGCCTGGCCGAAGGTGGTCGCGGGCTTGCGCGCGGCCGCGCCGACGCTGCGGGAGCTGACCGCCGCCGGGGACGACGCCGGCACGGTGACCACCCTGCTGGACTGGCTCGAGCTGCGGCCCGACGTGGCCGACGACGTGGTCCAGGCCCGGCTGGTGGCACTGCACGTGGCCACGCGCGGGCTGCTCGCGCAGGCGCCGTCGGTCGACCAGCGGGTCGACCTGGTGCAGGTCAGCGCCGATTCTCGGACGTTACTGGACATGACGCGCAGCCGGTCCGGGGACAAGCTGACCGGGATGCAGGCGAGCTGCTTCGGCGCGTTCTACAAGGCGTCGTGGCGGGCCAGCGACTGGATGTGGGGCCGCGTCGACGGTGCCGGCTGGCTCGTCCAAAGCCTGCTCGACCCGGGCCGCCTCGAGACGCTGCGGGACGTCCTCGGGCGGGAGCGGTTCCGCGACGAGCTCGTCGCCGCGTTCGGCCCGGACTGGCGCCCGCCCGGCGAGCAGGACCGCTGCACGCCGGCCGAAGCGGCGCAGCTGCGCGACCAGCTGACCGCCGAGCTGGCGTTCCTCGGCCTCGACGCCGACCTGAAGCCGGCCGAGTTCGGCGCCGAACGGCCGGTCAGCCTGCCGGTCACGGCGATGGTGCTGGCCCGGCCGCGGCAGGCCGAGATCGCGGCGGAGGAGCTGCCGGTCGTCACGCTCACCTCGCGCTGCGACGCCGACGACCGCCGGGACATCGGCGACGCACTGGCGAAGGAGCGGGCCCCGCTCGACGTCGGCGGCGCGCAGGCGCAGTTCCAGGCCTGCCGCGTCTCGGCGGAGCGGCTCGCCGGCGAACAGGGCACCGCGCGGCTCACCCGCACGCTGGTCGCGCTCGGCGCGGCGACGGTGAACGCGGGGACGGTCGCGTTCCGCCTGCCCGGTGGCTGGCCGCGCACGGTCGCGGGCATCCTGCGCACGGTGGCCAGGAGCACGGCGAAGGTCTCGCAGGGCGCGTCCCGGCTCGGCACCGCGGGCTCGCTCGCCGCCGGCGTCCTCGCGCTGCTGGCCGGCCTGGTGCTCGGCAACGACGGCGGCGCGGTGCTGCAGTGGATCGGCCTCCCGGTGCTGGCCGGCGCGGTCGTCTACCTGGCGACGGCGCTGCTCACGATGGGCCACCTCGCGCGGAAGCTGTTCGCCCTGCTCGGGGTGCTGGTGGTGGCGGCGCTGCTGCTGGCCGCGTTCCTGCCCCCGCTGGCCCAGCCGTTCTTCGGCTGGCTCGGCAGCGTCGTCGCGGGCTGGCGGCGCGGGGAGGGCGCGGTGTGGTGGCTGGTGGTGTCGGGTCTGCTGGTCCTGCCCGCGGTGGTGATGCCGCTGAGCGGGATCGTGCGACGGCTGCCGCACCGGCGGGCGGCGCGGCAGCTGCCGGTGGCCGCGTCGAGCGGGCGGCACAGCGGGGGCGACCGGCGCCGCCGCCTGACCGTTCGCGGTCGCGCGGACACCTGA
- the ectB gene encoding diaminobutyrate--2-oxoglutarate transaminase translates to MSIFEELESEVRSYSRGWPVVFDRAQGSHLYDENGKAYLDFFAGAGALNYGHNNPRLKQALIDYIQRDGVTHALDMFTVAKRDFLQTFRDKILDPRNMNYKVVFPGPGGANAVEAALKLARKVTGKESVINFTNAFHGMTLGALSVTGNSMKRGAAGIPLVHATPMPYDAYFDGAMPDFLYFEKLLEDSGSGLNEPAAVIVEGVQGEGGINAARLEWLKGLDDLCKRHNILLILDDVQMGCGRTGPFFSFEDAGISPDIVCLSKSIGGYGIPMALTLIKPELDVWEPGEHNGTFRGISPAFVTATEAINAYWSDDELEKSTKAKGERIAAAFSGIVEAYPDANLVAKGRGLARGLGFENGDLAGRVCAEAFARGLLMETSGPDGEVMKLLPPLTLTDDELTQGLSIIDESIKAVLKK, encoded by the coding sequence ATGAGCATCTTCGAAGAGCTCGAATCCGAAGTACGCAGCTACAGCCGCGGCTGGCCGGTCGTGTTCGACCGCGCGCAGGGCAGCCACCTCTACGACGAGAACGGCAAGGCCTACCTGGACTTCTTCGCCGGGGCCGGCGCGCTGAACTACGGGCACAACAACCCGCGGCTCAAGCAGGCGCTGATCGACTACATCCAGCGCGACGGCGTCACCCACGCGCTGGACATGTTCACCGTGGCCAAGCGGGACTTCCTGCAGACCTTCCGCGACAAGATCCTCGACCCGCGGAACATGAACTACAAGGTCGTGTTCCCGGGCCCGGGTGGCGCGAACGCCGTCGAGGCCGCGCTGAAGCTGGCGCGCAAGGTGACCGGCAAGGAATCGGTCATCAACTTCACCAACGCCTTCCACGGCATGACGCTGGGCGCGTTGTCGGTCACCGGCAACTCGATGAAGCGCGGTGCCGCGGGCATCCCGCTGGTGCACGCCACCCCGATGCCCTACGACGCCTACTTCGACGGCGCGATGCCGGACTTCCTGTACTTCGAGAAGCTCCTCGAAGACTCCGGCAGCGGGCTCAACGAGCCGGCCGCGGTGATCGTCGAGGGCGTGCAGGGCGAGGGCGGCATCAACGCCGCGCGCCTGGAGTGGCTGAAGGGTCTCGACGACCTCTGCAAGCGCCACAACATCCTGCTGATCCTCGACGACGTCCAGATGGGCTGCGGCCGCACCGGGCCGTTCTTCAGCTTCGAGGACGCCGGGATCTCCCCGGACATCGTCTGCCTGTCGAAGTCCATCGGCGGCTACGGCATCCCGATGGCGCTGACGCTGATCAAGCCGGAGCTCGACGTCTGGGAGCCGGGCGAGCACAACGGCACCTTCCGCGGCATCAGCCCCGCGTTCGTCACCGCGACCGAGGCGATCAACGCCTACTGGAGCGACGACGAGCTCGAGAAGTCCACCAAGGCGAAGGGTGAGCGCATCGCCGCCGCGTTCTCGGGCATCGTCGAGGCGTACCCGGACGCGAACCTGGTCGCCAAGGGCCGCGGCCTCGCGCGCGGCCTGGGGTTCGAGAACGGAGACCTCGCCGGCCGCGTCTGCGCGGAAGCGTTTGCGCGCGGCCTGCTGATGGAAACCTCCGGTCCCGACGGCGAAGTCATGAAGCTCCTGCCGCCGCTGACCCTGACCGACGACGAACTGACCCAGGGCCTGTCGATCATCGACGAGTCCATCAAGGCCGTTCTCAAGAAGTAG
- a CDS encoding DUF4190 domain-containing protein translates to MMTDPQYPPTTARHGRPAPPVTATERRQANAKPGRNILAIVGLLLGLAALGVAFVPDIGFVAWPLAGLGLILAIAGLVQVKKGTTGDRGVAITATVVSVAALLSTAGVLLYSTFLGGGETGLHLPAVAGDKHAVVFEVTSAGGATVRYGSLSDQRTENAPASTDAWQGEASYNNGSYLLTLTADTSNSSASNDIKCAILVDGKKVAENSGTTIALCTANVG, encoded by the coding sequence ATGATGACCGACCCGCAGTACCCGCCGACCACCGCGCGCCACGGCAGACCCGCGCCGCCGGTGACGGCCACGGAGCGTCGTCAAGCGAACGCCAAACCAGGGCGCAACATCCTGGCGATCGTCGGCCTGCTGCTCGGCCTGGCGGCACTCGGTGTCGCGTTCGTCCCCGACATCGGGTTCGTGGCGTGGCCACTGGCCGGGCTCGGGCTGATCCTCGCGATCGCCGGGCTGGTCCAGGTCAAGAAGGGCACCACGGGCGACCGCGGGGTCGCGATCACCGCCACCGTCGTTTCGGTCGCGGCACTGCTGTCGACGGCGGGCGTGCTGCTCTACTCGACCTTCCTCGGCGGCGGCGAGACCGGGCTGCACCTGCCCGCGGTCGCGGGCGACAAGCACGCGGTGGTCTTCGAGGTCACCTCGGCGGGCGGCGCGACCGTCCGCTACGGCAGCCTCAGCGACCAGCGCACCGAAAACGCGCCGGCGAGCACCGACGCGTGGCAGGGCGAGGCTTCCTACAACAATGGTTCGTACTTGTTGACGCTCACCGCGGACACCAGCAATTCGAGCGCGAGCAACGACATCAAGTGCGCCATTCTGGTCGACGGCAAGAAGGTCGCGGAAAACAGCGGGACGACCATCGCGCTGTGCACCGCCAACGTGGGCTGA
- a CDS encoding OmpA family protein translates to MSGRRRWILLVPIAVLVTALLAGIVTWAQAGSVQRDLTSRSQAALAAAGLPAGSVSFDGRDATLTGFPPGQALRALEVVQGVDGVRAAKFEGDVVPVAPSTSQAPPPSAAPSSSTPPPPTTTTTAPPPTDKAGVQAEIDRMLAEAPVTFVPDTARLTPEGEQAARGIAVALAKSPETFRYRVTGHVGRGPGGESAALKLSRDRARAVARILTTNGLTTKRVTYRGLGDTRPADGGEEDRRVEITVI, encoded by the coding sequence ATGTCCGGTCGGCGTCGCTGGATCCTGCTGGTCCCGATCGCGGTGCTGGTCACGGCGCTGCTCGCGGGGATCGTGACCTGGGCTCAGGCCGGGAGCGTCCAGCGTGATCTCACCTCTCGCTCGCAAGCCGCGCTCGCCGCCGCCGGGTTGCCCGCCGGGAGCGTCAGCTTCGACGGCCGGGACGCCACCCTCACCGGGTTCCCGCCCGGCCAAGCACTCCGCGCGCTGGAAGTCGTCCAAGGGGTCGACGGGGTCCGCGCCGCCAAGTTCGAGGGCGACGTCGTGCCGGTCGCCCCGAGCACGAGCCAAGCACCCCCGCCGAGCGCGGCCCCCAGCAGCAGCACCCCGCCGCCGCCCACCACGACGACCACCGCGCCGCCGCCGACCGACAAGGCCGGGGTCCAGGCCGAGATCGACCGGATGCTCGCCGAGGCGCCCGTGACCTTCGTGCCGGACACCGCTCGGCTCACGCCCGAAGGGGAACAGGCCGCCCGCGGCATCGCCGTCGCGCTCGCCAAGTCGCCGGAGACCTTCCGCTACCGCGTCACCGGGCACGTCGGGCGCGGGCCCGGTGGCGAGAGCGCCGCGCTGAAGCTGTCCCGGGACCGGGCCCGGGCCGTCGCCCGGATCCTCACCACCAACGGCCTCACGACCAAGCGCGTGACCTACCGGGGCCTCGGCGACACCCGGCCGGCCGACGGCGGCGAAGAGGACCGGCGGGTCGAAATCACGGTCATCTGA
- the thpD gene encoding ectoine hydroxylase codes for MTLMDTRVDDTYPTRITGTPAHLPRAHPTVWGTEADGPIDAATLANHETNGYTVVEDMLSVGEVQAYWQELVRLSSDAELARDERVITEAKTGEVRSIFDVHEISALIAELVRDPRVLDRARQLLGSEVYIHQSRVNYMPGFKGTGFYWHSDFETWHAEDGMPSPRAVSCSIALTDNYPFNGGLMIMPGSHRTFVQCAGETPEANYKASLKDQRVGVPNEDDITRMAAEHGIDQFTGQAGSALWFDSNIMHGSGNNITPYPRSNIFLVFNSVENALQEPFAASAPRPAFIAGRDSTPISR; via the coding sequence GTGACGCTGATGGACACCCGGGTCGACGACACCTACCCGACCCGGATCACCGGTACTCCGGCGCACCTGCCGCGCGCGCACCCCACGGTGTGGGGTACCGAAGCCGACGGCCCGATCGACGCCGCCACGCTGGCGAACCACGAGACCAACGGCTACACCGTGGTCGAGGACATGCTCTCCGTCGGGGAGGTCCAGGCGTACTGGCAGGAGCTGGTCCGGCTGTCTTCCGACGCGGAGCTCGCCAGGGACGAGCGCGTGATCACCGAAGCGAAGACCGGTGAAGTCCGGTCGATCTTCGACGTCCACGAGATCTCCGCCCTGATCGCCGAACTGGTGCGCGACCCGCGCGTGCTGGACCGGGCCCGGCAGCTGCTCGGCTCCGAGGTGTACATCCACCAGAGCCGCGTCAACTACATGCCGGGGTTCAAGGGCACGGGCTTCTACTGGCACTCGGACTTCGAAACCTGGCACGCGGAGGACGGCATGCCGTCCCCGCGCGCGGTCAGCTGCTCCATCGCGCTGACCGACAACTACCCGTTCAACGGCGGCCTGATGATCATGCCGGGCTCGCACCGGACGTTCGTCCAGTGCGCCGGCGAGACGCCGGAGGCGAACTACAAGGCCTCGCTCAAGGACCAGCGGGTGGGCGTGCCGAACGAGGACGACATCACCCGGATGGCGGCCGAGCATGGCATCGACCAGTTCACCGGCCAGGCGGGCTCGGCCCTGTGGTTCGACTCGAACATCATGCACGGCTCCGGGAACAACATCACCCCGTACCCGCGCTCGAACATCTTCCTGGTGTTCAACAGCGTGGAGAACGCGTTGCAGGAGCCGTTCGCGGCGAGCGCCCCGAGGCCGGCCTTCATCGCCGGCCGCGACTCGACGCCGATCTCGCGGTAG
- the ectA gene encoding diaminobutyrate acetyltransferase: MSVTHLIESPTKADGAKLWRIARDSAKLDLNSPYAYMLWCRDFAESSVVAREDGEAVGFVIAYRRPDEPEAALVWQVAVDASQRGKGLAGALLDALYTSLVADGVRYLETTITPDNEASIRLFASFAKRWNAAVETSVLFAGEDFPEAGHLAEELYRIGPLTPRKDPGE; this comes from the coding sequence ATGTCCGTAACGCACTTGATCGAATCCCCGACCAAGGCGGACGGCGCGAAGCTGTGGCGAATCGCGCGCGATTCCGCCAAGCTCGATCTCAACTCGCCGTACGCATACATGCTGTGGTGCCGCGATTTCGCCGAGTCCTCGGTGGTCGCGCGTGAAGACGGCGAGGCGGTCGGATTCGTCATCGCCTACCGCAGGCCGGACGAGCCCGAGGCCGCGCTCGTCTGGCAGGTCGCGGTCGACGCGTCCCAGCGCGGAAAGGGCCTGGCCGGGGCCCTGCTCGACGCGCTCTACACGAGTCTCGTCGCGGACGGCGTGCGTTACCTCGAGACCACCATCACCCCGGACAACGAGGCGTCCATCCGGCTCTTCGCGTCGTTCGCGAAGCGGTGGAACGCCGCGGTGGAAACCAGTGTGCTGTTCGCCGGGGAGGATTTCCCCGAAGCCGGGCACCTGGCCGAAGAGCTTTACCGCATCGGTCCGCTCACGCCACGCAAAGATCCGGGCGAGTAG
- a CDS encoding BTAD domain-containing putative transcriptional regulator → MAPIRFRLLGPVQLLHGDQPVPIGGPGVRGLLALLALKPGKVVGLDDIIDALWGHDPPATVRTIIHGNVSHLRRILRELDGPSILTTPPGYRLDVDPDRIDVHRAHALLDRASVATPEVAAGLLAEALALWQGPALGGVPDSLRAPELEDLRRAVHGARVDADLELGRHAELIVELSPIVRAHPLAERTAGQLMRALYHAGRRGDALELYRTVSRATLGTMGVEPGTELRWLHTRVLNDDLPALSRESADSRWALSRESADAAKPISQLPAAVPSLAGRGEELAWLDGLVSRAEAGETTIAVVTGTAGVGKSTLVVWWAHRAARKFPDGVLFASLRGFDPHHPPLEPAELLTQFLLGLGVETAKIPELLHERVALYRSLIAGRRMLVLLDDARTAEQVRPLLPPSARTMTVVTSRSRLDGLAVSNAARQRVLGTLAPEDAVQLIEELAGPASLNHALARLCGYLPLALRIAGARLSASAQRTAEELVDELGNERTRLAALQVEGADDGVRAAFDVSFRGLPGEIAETLLQLGTVPGVLVGPHVMAAVAQIPVPEARRRLRALAAHNLIAETARDVFVPHDLVWLYLRELVEQELGEKEREEALGWTVRYYQAAADRARRRLGPVADPLDFTGVLADDAMPPLTGFAEAHDWFAAEWPNLLAVLDAAAAAGRHDDVWRLARLGHSYRVACPLLDEWTRMADLGVAAAEAAGDVAGQCWLRLARSEIALVFELPGFGLADAERAAELATGLADEWLTTSADLHLGRALSRLGEHERAIERLGKAVAEAGDVTLRGQALSSCAQAEKRAGLLAEAIAHQLAGLRIDRELGDDDRVVVSLDKLADLSLRVGDLEAAERYVWEAIDLAISREFVAREGSLRLTLGRVLRAGGDLDGAREQLALSVRLCRFGQKQAAPRAAGDRCYGPIRP, encoded by the coding sequence ATGGCCCCGATCCGGTTCCGGCTGCTCGGGCCCGTGCAGCTCCTCCACGGCGACCAGCCCGTCCCGATCGGCGGCCCCGGTGTCCGCGGCCTGCTCGCGCTGCTGGCCCTCAAGCCCGGGAAGGTCGTCGGGCTCGACGACATCATCGACGCGCTCTGGGGCCACGACCCGCCCGCGACGGTGCGCACGATCATCCACGGCAACGTCTCGCACCTGCGGCGGATCCTGCGGGAGCTCGACGGCCCCAGCATCCTCACCACCCCGCCGGGCTACCGGCTCGACGTCGACCCCGACCGGATCGACGTGCACCGCGCGCACGCGCTGCTGGACCGGGCTTCGGTGGCCACCCCCGAGGTCGCGGCCGGGCTGCTGGCCGAGGCGCTCGCGCTGTGGCAGGGGCCCGCGCTCGGCGGCGTGCCCGACTCGCTGCGGGCCCCCGAGCTGGAGGACCTCCGCCGCGCCGTGCACGGCGCCCGCGTCGACGCCGACCTCGAACTCGGCCGCCACGCCGAGCTGATCGTCGAGCTCAGCCCCATCGTGCGGGCCCACCCGCTGGCCGAGCGGACGGCGGGGCAGCTGATGCGGGCGCTCTACCACGCCGGCCGCCGCGGGGACGCGCTCGAGCTGTACCGGACCGTCTCGCGCGCCACCCTCGGCACCATGGGCGTCGAGCCCGGCACCGAGCTGCGCTGGCTGCACACGCGGGTGCTCAACGACGACCTCCCCGCACTTTCACGTGAAAGTGCGGACTCCAGGTGGGCACTTTCACGTGAAAGTGCGGACGCCGCGAAGCCGATTTCGCAGCTGCCCGCCGCCGTTCCGAGCCTGGCCGGGCGCGGGGAAGAGCTGGCCTGGCTCGACGGCCTGGTCTCCCGCGCCGAGGCGGGCGAGACCACGATCGCCGTGGTCACCGGCACCGCCGGCGTCGGCAAGAGCACGCTCGTCGTGTGGTGGGCGCACCGCGCCGCGCGGAAGTTCCCGGACGGGGTCCTGTTCGCGTCGCTGCGCGGCTTCGACCCGCACCACCCGCCGCTGGAGCCCGCCGAGCTGCTCACCCAGTTCCTGCTCGGCCTCGGCGTCGAAACCGCGAAGATCCCCGAGCTGCTCCACGAACGCGTCGCGCTGTACCGGTCGCTGATCGCCGGGCGGCGGATGCTGGTGCTGCTCGACGACGCCCGCACCGCCGAGCAGGTGCGCCCGCTGCTGCCGCCGAGCGCGCGGACGATGACGGTGGTGACCAGCCGTTCGCGCCTCGACGGGCTCGCCGTGTCGAACGCGGCCCGGCAGCGCGTGCTCGGCACGCTCGCGCCCGAGGACGCCGTGCAGCTGATCGAGGAGCTCGCCGGGCCGGCGAGTCTCAACCACGCCCTCGCGCGGCTCTGCGGCTACCTGCCGCTCGCGCTGCGGATCGCGGGCGCGCGGCTTTCGGCGAGCGCGCAGCGGACCGCCGAGGAGCTGGTCGACGAGCTCGGCAACGAGCGGACGCGGCTGGCGGCCCTGCAGGTCGAGGGCGCCGACGACGGCGTGCGCGCCGCGTTCGACGTCTCCTTCCGCGGCCTGCCCGGCGAGATCGCCGAGACGTTACTGCAGCTGGGAACGGTGCCCGGGGTGCTGGTCGGGCCGCACGTGATGGCCGCGGTCGCGCAGATCCCGGTGCCCGAAGCCCGGCGGCGGCTGCGCGCGCTGGCCGCGCACAACCTCATCGCCGAGACCGCGCGGGACGTCTTCGTCCCGCACGACCTCGTCTGGCTCTACCTGCGGGAGCTCGTGGAGCAGGAGCTGGGCGAGAAGGAGCGCGAAGAAGCGCTCGGCTGGACGGTCCGCTACTACCAGGCCGCCGCCGACCGGGCGCGGCGCCGGCTGGGGCCGGTCGCGGACCCGCTCGACTTCACCGGGGTGCTCGCCGACGACGCGATGCCCCCGCTGACCGGCTTCGCCGAGGCGCACGACTGGTTCGCGGCGGAGTGGCCGAACCTCCTCGCGGTCCTCGACGCCGCGGCCGCCGCGGGCCGCCACGACGACGTCTGGCGGCTGGCGCGGCTCGGGCACAGCTACCGCGTCGCCTGCCCGCTGCTGGACGAGTGGACGCGGATGGCCGACCTCGGCGTCGCCGCCGCCGAAGCCGCGGGCGACGTCGCCGGGCAGTGCTGGCTGCGGCTCGCGCGGTCCGAAATCGCGTTGGTCTTCGAGCTGCCGGGGTTCGGCCTAGCGGACGCCGAGCGGGCGGCGGAGCTGGCCACCGGCCTCGCCGACGAGTGGCTGACGACGTCGGCCGACCTGCACCTCGGCCGCGCGCTCAGCCGGCTCGGCGAGCACGAGCGGGCCATCGAGCGGCTCGGCAAGGCCGTCGCGGAGGCCGGCGACGTCACGCTGCGCGGGCAGGCGCTCAGCAGCTGCGCGCAGGCGGAGAAGCGGGCGGGCCTGCTCGCCGAGGCCATCGCCCACCAGCTCGCCGGGCTGCGCATCGACCGCGAACTCGGCGACGACGACCGGGTCGTCGTCTCGCTCGACAAGCTGGCCGACCTCAGCCTGCGGGTGGGCGACCTCGAGGCGGCCGAGCGGTACGTCTGGGAGGCGATCGACCTCGCGATCAGCCGCGAGTTCGTCGCGCGCGAGGGTTCGCTGCGGCTGACGCTGGGCCGCGTGCTGCGCGCCGGTGGCGACCTCGACGGCGCGCGCGAACAACTCGCGCTGTCGGTGCGCCTTTGCCGATTCGGCCAGAAGCAGGCCGCCCCACGAGCGGCAGGCGACCGGTGCTATGGCCCGATTCGGCCGTGA
- a CDS encoding ectoine synthase yields MLVRTLDEITDTDADIKTENWRSKRIILAKEGVGFSVHETTLYAGTVNDFWYANHIEAVFITSGEGEIEDLATGKVYELKPGTLYLLNDHDKHQVRPKTEIKCVCVFNPPVTGREVHDENGVYPLITEDA; encoded by the coding sequence GTGCTCGTTCGCACGCTCGACGAAATCACCGACACCGACGCCGACATCAAGACCGAGAACTGGCGCAGCAAGCGGATCATCCTCGCCAAGGAGGGTGTCGGCTTCTCGGTGCACGAGACCACGCTGTACGCGGGAACGGTGAACGACTTCTGGTACGCCAACCACATCGAGGCGGTGTTCATCACCTCCGGTGAAGGCGAGATCGAAGACCTGGCCACCGGCAAGGTGTACGAGCTCAAGCCGGGAACGCTGTACCTGCTCAACGACCACGACAAGCACCAGGTCCGGCCGAAGACCGAGATCAAGTGCGTCTGCGTGTTCAACCCCCCGGTGACCGGCCGCGAGGTGCACGACGAAAACGGTGTGTACCCGCTGATCACCGAGGACGCGTAA
- a CDS encoding DUF6932 family protein gives MALPHWTAQQVLPPGRHAGDLADVYERLVFDAPHQNEREILFSALNSYLGVARRIMPSGRAWIGGELIIRTAHPPRSLDVVLIPDEWGALKRLDDAGRSALYGLLTLRGVIVGQPAMYLDQVQPVGGMLDGFLCRPGDEDTWAEVWAEGGRGYPEMIW, from the coding sequence GTGGCGCTCCCCCATTGGACTGCGCAACAGGTCCTGCCGCCGGGCCGCCACGCGGGCGACCTAGCCGACGTCTACGAGCGCCTGGTCTTCGACGCCCCGCACCAGAACGAACGCGAGATCCTCTTCAGCGCGCTCAACAGCTACCTCGGCGTGGCCCGCCGGATCATGCCGTCCGGCCGCGCCTGGATCGGCGGCGAGCTGATCATCCGCACCGCGCACCCGCCGCGCAGCCTCGACGTCGTCCTCATCCCGGACGAGTGGGGCGCGCTGAAGCGGCTCGACGACGCCGGCCGCTCGGCGCTCTACGGCCTGCTCACGCTGCGCGGCGTCATCGTCGGGCAGCCCGCCATGTACCTCGACCAGGTGCAGCCGGTCGGCGGCATGCTGGACGGCTTCCTGTGCCGCCCCGGCGACGAGGACACCTGGGCCGAGGTCTGGGCCGAAGGCGGCAGGGGCTACCCGGAGATGATCTGGTGA